Within Aphelocoma coerulescens isolate FSJ_1873_10779 chromosome 1A, UR_Acoe_1.0, whole genome shotgun sequence, the genomic segment ATTTGTACACTAAGACATAcataaaatggattttaaacTATGAACTGCTTTAATGCAAGGCATTTAAAAACTGCCATGAAAATGCAACACAGGTTGAGAGTCCAGATCACTTAAAAACTGGGCGTGCAGAGGGAGCCCTGAACTTGGACAATAAGAAACGTTCATGAACACTTCCCAGCTCTGGCCCAGCAGCCTAGGAACAAGCACATCACACAGATAGCTGGAATCCAACTCAGATTCCTGTATCGCAAAAGAAGTTAGTCAGATTCCTTCCACTCATACACTAAACagattggttttaatctcagaaTGACAAGCCACATTGCTTTTTTGAATAGCCGAACATGAATGACTTATCATCTTCCACCATGcttaatcttaaaaaaaaaaaaattaaaccccaGACTCTAAATATTGTTTCTCATtagagaaaacagattttatatGCAGTATAGGTTTCAGCCAAATTTTGAAACACACATCACATTTTCCATGTTGGTGGAATAGAGTGTATTTTGGGTAAAAAACGAGTAACTTTTTTGTCAAATTGCACACAGTCGAAGTACCCAGAACTTTTTAGTTCTTTTTGGGAGCTAACATGCATATcgttttttcctttacttttttgATATGGCCTACATTCAGAAATGTCTTGCAAatagccttaaaaaaaaaaaaaaaaaggaaaacaaccctaataaataaaataaaatacattaaaataaagtTACAGTACATCATGTCTCCTAGAAGTCCCATCGCACCAAAGGATCCTTTCCAAGGTTCATAAATAATGGATTTGAAATGCTTCTCGGCACCGAGGGcggcaaagcagcagcagcagctggccgAGGTTCAGGCTATTGAGCCGCTTCTCTCCGGTCTACCTGCACCTCCGGCGCTTGCCCAGTTTCTGAGCCCCTGAAGCAGGTCCGCCACGAACGCGCTCTGTCCCTCTTCCCCGAAGCGCTCCGTGAACGTAACCTGCAGTGAGACAGAGAGCACAGAGGGCAGCCCGTCAGGCGaagggcggcggccggggccggcagcCCCGCAGGTGCGGTGCTGCGGGCGCGGTGCCGGGTCCGTACCTGCGCTAGGCGGAGTTGGAGGCGCCGCGGAGGCGCGGGCCGTGGGGCGCcgccaggtgctgctgcttctgccgggTGGAGCGCACGGCCAGGATGGCCTGGCGGTTCTTGTACTGCACCATCTGCAGCGTGATCGCCGcgttccagccctgctcctgcgcGCACCGAAAGTCGATCTCCTTCCCCTCGGCCATCACCACCGTGAAGTACACGTACTTGCCCTTCCGCTCCACGCAGTCCACCGTCTTCATGTTGGAGAAGTGAAGCTCCTTGATCTTGGCGGCCGGCTCGGCCGGCGGcgccggctgctgctgctgctgctgtggcggCGGGGGGTGCTTGGGGGGAATGAGGAGCAGCCCCTCCTCGGTGAGGATACAGCGCTTCTTCTTCCAGAGCTGCAGTAGCCCGTCGCTCCTCTTCTCCAGCATGCCCTCCTTCACCGCCTTACAGCCGCTCTCCAGCATCCTTCTGGCAGGGTTAGACGGCCTCCGCCCGCAGGGGCTGGGCTCGGGGGGCAGCCGGCACCAGCCGAGCACTCTCCGCCGGGCGCCGGCTCCGAGGCGGAGGGCCGGGAGTGCCCCAGCCCGCAGGAAGCGGAGCGGCTGCCGCCCGTGCCGCGGCGTGGCGAGCGGCGGGCGCTGCCAGAGCGGGCGGCCGGGGTTGTCGGCGGGttttccctcccctccgctTTTGAACGCGCCTCTCCCACCCCAGAGTGACACCCAGCGGAAACGGCGGCTCCTCCCGCCCGCCGGCCGCGGGGAAGCCCAGCGCGGTGAGGGAGCGGAGCCGggaggcgcggcggggccgcccggcAGGCGGGGCGGGGCTGCGCTCCCCGGCGgcagcgggcccggcccggctccccgCCCCTCGCCCAAGGCTACGGCAGAGCACGGCGGGGCTGCGAAAGGAAGGGCTTCCCCGCCGTAGTTAACCCTCCCTAGGCTAATACACCGCTCGTTTGCTTTCGTCGCGGTGTTCCCGCACTATTTAGTTGAAACACATTTCCTCAGCCCGCCTCCTTGAGCAAGAGCAGCAAAGAGCCCTCTTCTGCGTGTTTTTGATTCAAGCCCACTAAAACCGGTGCCAGTTTTCAGCAACATCCTGATATTTAAGCGATCGTCGCttcattaaagaaagaaaaagagcctGAAAGAACCTGGTACAAGAGCTTGATCCCTacgctgggctggggagaaGCAGCTTCAACTGTATAtatcaaataaatatttactttcTGCAGCAGTCTGAGTAATGTCTAAAGAAAGCATGGATCTGTACCACTTCCCTAAGGAAACAGTAGAACCTCAGTACATGGAAATTGCAAAAGCAgactaagggaaaaaaaaaaaccacccaaacaaaacccaactggCAAACAGCTAGGAGGGTTTTTATTATTCTCCTTTGTTGCCACACATTTGCTTATTGTTTGGTTACCCCGAGGTTAGCTTTTGAATAAATTTGAGTAGAAAAGTACAGTGACCTAAGGTTAACATGAAACTACTTAATTTTTAATCCTTTGATGTATTGATGTAAATCAAAATCCCACATAGCTGAATTTGGCTGACAAAGCCAATGTAAACTGAATGCTGTAAGTTCCATGCTGTGTCTGAGAGGACTGTTTTTAAACATGCATTTATCATGGccataaaaaaaccctcctCACATCAATCTTGGCATCTAGGAAGCAGATCATGCTGCAGCATATACTGTGTTCCAACagattagagaaaaaaataatcaacatTAATGATAGCTTCAATGGAGTTTATCTCTGataacattttttaaaggatttccTCTCACAATCTTTTCCTCTTGAAGTTCAAAGCTAATTCTGATTAATTGTTGATGGGTAAACAATTAAGgcaataaaagcaaataaaaatgcagcCAGTTTACCCTTCCTGCGGTAACTGGAAAACACTCAGCAACAAAAGCAACTTGACTAGCcataaattaaacaaaaaaggaaattaatatcctaaaacatccatttatATAAAGAATAGTCCCTTCTCCCTAAAGCGGAATAGATACGCTGTAAGATGTAAGTCATTCTCACAACCATCTTACACCTATTTTAACAGGGGCACATGCTAATTTTCAAAAGATCTGAACACCATTCACAATTGCCTCAAACAGCAGTTCACTGCCATTTCAACCTAAATTTCCCAGCACAAATATCTGCatctccagctgctggtgcatatACAAGGTGCCTCAAAAATGGATTGAGCAACATAAGAGAACTCCTGCCTTTTCACCTGATGTGTTTTGCACCTATTTCTTTGCTCCTTATTAAGTCTCTGTGCATGTGACATACGATTTTGAAACTCTCTTCCTAAAGCAAACTGGTTAAAATACACTCATCTATACAGAGCAGCTTAATTAAAATACTGAGTTTATGTAAGGCATAGAACAGTAGACTAAACCTACAGAAGACCAATTTCTAGCAATTCATCTGCTCAGTTTTGGTTGCTGCTCCACTGCTGTAAGCAAACAGCCATTTGATTCCAGGTAAATGCACGAACCAGTAGTGTGGAAACTCGCATTAGATTTGAGAGTGCCACATGTTACACTGCAACAGCATTCAAAAAACTCTCCCCTTCACCCCTCAACACTGCACTGTAGCACTTAAGGACATTAACACACAACCTGTATCTGTATAATTTAATGTGAGCTTTTTTACTTGTTCTCAGTACTACAGTAAACTGCAATTAATCAAATGAAAAAAGGGAGACTAGT encodes:
- the PHLDA1 gene encoding pleckstrin homology-like domain family A member 1, giving the protein MLESGCKAVKEGMLEKRSDGLLQLWKKKRCILTEEGLLLIPPKHPPPPQQQQQQPAPPAEPAAKIKELHFSNMKTVDCVERKGKYVYFTVVMAEGKEIDFRCAQEQGWNAAITLQMVQYKNRQAILAVRSTRQKQQHLAAPHGPRLRGASNSA